In Streptomyces nojiriensis, one genomic interval encodes:
- a CDS encoding tetratricopeptide repeat protein produces MQPRNMSMSGVVDLAAVKAAGEAKAKAEQARAEAASRAAESGGAGPSAGAVPPSALVIDVDEAGFERDVLQLSAEVPVVLDFWAEWCQPCKQLSPLLERLITEANGRLVLAKIDVDANQMLMQQFQIQGIPAVFAVVAGQVLPLFQGVVPEQQIRETFAQLVQVAEDRFGIIGIEVDPAAEGAAPAASAADEIPAGPHDALLEAAVVALDAGDLGGAVQAYKNVLADDPGNTEAKLGLAQAELLARVQHMNPQAVRAAAAENPRDPAAQIAAADLDLVGGHVEDAFGRLVDTVRVTFGEDRDAVRLRLLELFEVIGADDPRVSAARTALARVLF; encoded by the coding sequence ATGCAGCCCAGAAACATGTCCATGAGCGGCGTCGTCGACCTCGCCGCGGTGAAGGCGGCCGGTGAGGCCAAGGCCAAGGCCGAGCAGGCCCGCGCCGAAGCGGCGAGCCGGGCCGCCGAGTCCGGCGGGGCGGGTCCGTCCGCCGGTGCCGTGCCGCCGTCGGCACTCGTCATCGACGTAGACGAGGCCGGTTTTGAACGCGATGTGCTCCAGCTCTCCGCAGAGGTTCCGGTCGTCCTGGACTTCTGGGCCGAGTGGTGCCAGCCGTGCAAGCAGCTCAGTCCGCTGCTGGAGCGCCTGATCACCGAGGCCAACGGTCGCCTGGTGCTCGCCAAGATCGACGTCGACGCCAATCAGATGCTCATGCAGCAGTTCCAGATCCAGGGCATCCCGGCCGTCTTCGCCGTGGTCGCCGGTCAGGTGCTGCCGCTGTTCCAGGGCGTGGTCCCGGAGCAGCAGATCCGCGAGACCTTCGCCCAGCTCGTCCAGGTCGCCGAGGACCGCTTCGGGATCATCGGCATCGAGGTGGACCCGGCCGCGGAGGGGGCGGCTCCCGCCGCCTCGGCCGCGGACGAGATCCCGGCCGGCCCGCACGACGCCTTGCTGGAGGCGGCCGTCGTCGCGCTCGACGCCGGTGACCTGGGCGGCGCGGTCCAGGCGTACAAGAACGTGCTCGCCGACGACCCGGGCAACACCGAGGCCAAGCTGGGTCTGGCCCAGGCCGAGCTCCTCGCCCGGGTCCAGCACATGAACCCGCAGGCGGTGCGGGCCGCGGCGGCCGAGAACCCGCGCGACCCGGCGGCGCAGATCGCCGCGGCCGACCTCGACCTGGTCGGCGGCCACGTGGAGGACGCCTTCGGGCGCCTGGTGGACACCGTCCGCGTCACGTTCGGTGAGGACCGGGACGCCGTGCGACTGCGGCTGCTGGAGCTGTTCGAGGTCATCGGCGCGGACGACCCGCGGGTCTCCGCGGCGCGTACGGCGCTCGCGCGGGTGCTCTTCTAG
- a CDS encoding DUF6114 domain-containing protein yields MNPQAPVYVRAEDDAWPTVVYYHFHAWSGRRPFWAGLFTLLGGFPIAYFPYADLRLGNISLAMATTGGAGALIIGVLLITLGLALWFQEAIRVFAGVAAILLALVSIPVSNLGGFFVGFIFSMVGGALALSWAPGKPAEEGEQPAGGQQPGVVHLSKADAMADMGVQGTQGLPGPGATETAHASETTAHADGGRNSAG; encoded by the coding sequence ATGAACCCCCAGGCCCCGGTTTACGTGCGCGCAGAAGACGACGCCTGGCCCACCGTGGTGTACTACCACTTCCATGCCTGGAGCGGCCGCCGTCCCTTCTGGGCCGGGTTGTTCACGCTCCTCGGTGGCTTCCCGATCGCATACTTCCCCTACGCGGACCTCCGGCTGGGCAACATCAGCCTCGCGATGGCCACCACCGGCGGCGCCGGCGCACTGATCATCGGTGTACTGCTGATCACGCTGGGCCTGGCGCTCTGGTTCCAGGAGGCCATCCGCGTCTTCGCCGGCGTGGCCGCGATCCTGCTCGCCCTGGTCTCGATCCCGGTGTCCAACCTCGGCGGCTTCTTCGTCGGCTTCATCTTCTCCATGGTCGGCGGCGCCCTCGCCCTGTCCTGGGCGCCGGGCAAGCCGGCGGAGGAGGGCGAGCAGCCGGCGGGCGGACAGCAGCCGGGCGTCGTCCACCTGAGCAAGGCGGACGCGATGGCGGACATGGGCGTCCAGGGAACCCAGGGTCTTCCGGGTCCCGGTGCGACGGAAACGGCACACGCGAGCGAGACGACTGCCCACGCCGATGGCGGGAGGAACAGTGCGGGGTGA
- a CDS encoding DUF6230 family protein yields MSSQVRGGTRWKRFALVMVPSIAATAAVGVGLAQGALAASFSVSGQDFKVSADKLDGQNLIQYGGIAKGHDLSPDGKAQNHPVTISGFSNAKITNMCQSLVTPTPLGPITLQLKTGHKGTPAEASNIYLDVAELDTDAEFTNLDIGVAVGDESHKTKPQAGTVSSPYAFSQRADRAILTNVKQKAWATTAGTFKLPNLKLRLLGGDQPCYQDIKD; encoded by the coding sequence ATGAGTTCTCAGGTTCGTGGTGGGACCAGATGGAAGCGCTTCGCGCTCGTCATGGTGCCGAGCATCGCGGCCACGGCCGCGGTCGGTGTGGGTCTGGCGCAGGGTGCCCTCGCGGCGTCCTTCAGCGTCTCCGGCCAGGACTTCAAGGTCTCGGCCGACAAGCTCGACGGTCAGAACCTCATCCAGTACGGCGGCATCGCCAAGGGGCACGATCTCAGCCCCGACGGCAAGGCGCAGAACCACCCGGTCACCATCTCCGGGTTCAGCAACGCCAAGATCACCAACATGTGCCAGTCCCTGGTCACCCCGACTCCGCTGGGCCCGATCACGCTCCAGCTGAAGACCGGTCACAAGGGCACCCCGGCCGAGGCCAGCAACATCTACCTGGATGTGGCCGAGCTCGACACCGACGCCGAGTTCACCAACCTGGACATCGGTGTCGCGGTCGGTGACGAGAGCCACAAGACCAAGCCGCAGGCCGGTACGGTCTCCAGCCCGTACGCGTTCTCGCAGCGCGCCGACCGGGCCATCCTCACGAACGTGAAGCAGAAGGCGTGGGCGACCACGGCGGGCACCTTCAAGCTGCCCAACCTGAAGCTGCGCCTTCTCGGTGGCGACCAGCCCTGCTACCAGGACATCAAGGACTGA
- a CDS encoding TetR/AcrR family transcriptional regulator — protein sequence MRNPSPGRTGRPRSAAADAAILAATRDALVELGWSKLTMGDVSARAGVAKTTLYRRWAGKNELVVDAVAELFDALELPDRGSLEADIENVVLQFAELLRRPEARTALMAVVAESTRDEALRDRIRSAIVDRQKRLVVLGRERAQARGELPYEEDESLAGRTTDLIFDVIAGTVVHRALVSSEPVDELWVATFTALLMHGLRGPAAA from the coding sequence ATGCGCAACCCCAGCCCCGGCCGCACCGGTCGTCCCCGCAGTGCCGCCGCGGACGCCGCGATCCTCGCCGCGACCCGGGACGCGCTCGTCGAGCTGGGCTGGTCGAAGCTGACGATGGGGGACGTGTCCGCCCGCGCGGGGGTCGCCAAGACCACCCTCTACCGGCGCTGGGCGGGCAAGAACGAGCTGGTCGTGGACGCGGTGGCCGAGCTCTTCGACGCGCTCGAACTCCCGGACCGGGGCTCCCTCGAGGCGGACATCGAAAACGTGGTGCTGCAGTTCGCGGAGCTGCTGCGGCGCCCGGAGGCCCGTACCGCCCTGATGGCCGTCGTCGCCGAGTCCACCCGGGACGAGGCCCTGCGCGACCGGATCCGGTCGGCGATCGTGGACCGGCAGAAACGTCTCGTCGTACTGGGCCGCGAACGGGCCCAGGCCCGCGGCGAACTCCCGTACGAGGAGGACGAGTCCCTCGCGGGCCGCACCACGGACCTGATCTTCGACGTGATCGCGGGCACGGTGGTGCACCGCGCCCTGGTGAGCTCCGAACCGGTGGACGAGCTCTGGGTGGCCACCTTCACGGCCCTCCTGATGCACGGCCTGCGCGGCCCGGCCGCCGCCTGA